In Haloterrigena turkmenica DSM 5511, a single genomic region encodes these proteins:
- a CDS encoding methyl-accepting chemotaxis protein has product MIFIAIALVTLLVSGLFFAHVSGAVGPAAEQHFSDRTDDRSDVAETWLETNAETTNGVATDATVRNGDTEAIGNRLADAQAARGDRVAEIYYLAADGEVLASSDDAATTENFFDAAGVDGETDGPTATHQALSSDDEVLSFVASVPGEDRYVALSAPVAAFASTLESGDDYRTVVTDADGEQVVGVGELSGDAEVDDAAVLEAVGTDASGVVTATPEGTDQELAATTATIDVGESTMGVTTYGVADDVFAAQDTATAGIAALAFIFVVNLGFVAIVLGGNLSLQLRRLAQKAERMGDGDLDVDLETDRIDEVGILYDSFGSMRDDLSTTLADLEDERERAREAQRRTEQRNRELEAEAERFSEVMADCADGDLQRRLEAQTNHEAMVEIAESFNEMIADLESTVTQVKRISRDVARTSTEVQTSSEEISRASEEVSASVQEISDGSSVQAEDLETATTEVKEMSATVEEVAAATSTIADQSTQVDELATAGQEAAEETTAEMHVASDQTETVAETIHELEREAEQIQEIVELIDEIAGQTNMLALNAAIESARSQSASSEDGGFQAVADEVKELAEQTQAAVDDVEAMIESIQQRATESAAQIEETEETIGSATDRVDSLADNLDRIAREIEQVASGVTQIDQATNEQSESAAELATIVQDVANVANETTSQAQQVAAASEETTATITDVSAEATRLDRRATELADAVDEFSVSEADESASQPPAVEHGGESR; this is encoded by the coding sequence TTGATTTTCATCGCGATCGCTCTCGTGACGCTGCTCGTCTCGGGGCTCTTTTTCGCCCACGTCTCCGGAGCGGTCGGGCCGGCAGCGGAACAGCACTTCAGCGACCGAACCGACGACCGAAGCGACGTCGCGGAGACGTGGCTTGAAACGAACGCGGAGACGACGAACGGAGTAGCGACGGACGCGACCGTCCGCAACGGCGATACCGAGGCGATCGGCAACCGACTCGCCGACGCGCAGGCCGCCCGCGGCGATCGCGTCGCGGAAATTTACTACCTCGCCGCCGATGGCGAGGTGCTCGCGAGCAGCGACGACGCGGCGACGACCGAGAACTTCTTCGACGCCGCTGGCGTCGACGGCGAGACCGATGGTCCGACCGCGACCCACCAAGCGCTCTCGAGCGACGACGAGGTGCTCTCGTTCGTCGCGAGCGTCCCGGGCGAGGATCGGTACGTCGCTCTTTCGGCGCCGGTCGCCGCCTTCGCGTCGACGCTCGAGAGCGGCGACGACTACCGGACGGTCGTCACCGACGCCGACGGCGAACAGGTCGTCGGCGTCGGCGAACTGAGCGGGGACGCCGAGGTCGACGACGCGGCCGTCCTCGAGGCCGTCGGGACCGACGCGTCGGGCGTCGTGACGGCGACGCCAGAGGGAACCGATCAAGAACTCGCCGCGACGACGGCGACGATCGACGTCGGCGAGTCGACGATGGGGGTCACGACATACGGCGTCGCGGACGACGTCTTCGCGGCCCAGGACACCGCGACCGCCGGCATCGCGGCGCTGGCGTTCATCTTCGTCGTCAACCTCGGTTTCGTCGCCATCGTCCTCGGCGGCAACCTCTCCCTGCAGCTCCGCCGACTCGCCCAGAAGGCCGAACGGATGGGTGACGGTGACCTCGACGTCGACCTCGAGACCGATCGGATCGACGAGGTCGGCATCCTCTACGACTCCTTCGGGTCGATGCGCGACGATCTCAGCACCACGCTGGCCGATCTCGAGGACGAACGCGAACGCGCACGCGAGGCCCAGCGCCGCACCGAGCAGCGAAACCGGGAGCTCGAGGCGGAGGCCGAGCGGTTCAGCGAGGTAATGGCCGACTGCGCCGACGGCGATCTGCAGCGGCGTCTCGAAGCCCAGACCAACCACGAGGCGATGGTCGAGATCGCCGAGTCGTTCAACGAGATGATCGCCGATCTGGAGTCGACGGTGACCCAGGTCAAGCGGATCTCGCGTGACGTCGCACGGACGAGTACGGAGGTCCAGACCAGCTCCGAGGAGATCAGCCGGGCCAGCGAGGAGGTCAGCGCCTCGGTTCAGGAGATCTCCGACGGCTCCTCGGTACAGGCCGAGGATCTGGAGACGGCGACCACAGAAGTCAAGGAGATGTCCGCGACCGTCGAGGAGGTCGCCGCCGCGACGAGTACGATCGCCGACCAGTCGACGCAGGTCGACGAACTCGCGACCGCCGGACAGGAGGCGGCCGAGGAGACGACGGCGGAGATGCACGTCGCCAGCGACCAGACGGAGACCGTCGCCGAGACGATCCACGAACTCGAGCGCGAGGCCGAACAGATTCAGGAGATCGTCGAGCTGATCGACGAGATCGCCGGCCAGACGAACATGCTGGCGCTGAACGCGGCGATCGAGTCGGCTCGATCCCAGAGCGCCTCGAGCGAGGACGGCGGCTTCCAGGCCGTCGCCGACGAGGTCAAGGAACTGGCCGAGCAGACCCAGGCGGCGGTCGACGACGTCGAAGCCATGATCGAATCGATACAACAGCGCGCGACCGAGAGTGCGGCACAGATCGAGGAAACCGAGGAAACGATCGGATCGGCCACCGATCGCGTCGATTCCCTCGCGGACAACTTGGACCGGATCGCCCGGGAGATCGAACAGGTCGCGAGCGGCGTCACGCAGATCGATCAGGCGACGAACGAGCAGTCCGAATCCGCGGCGGAACTCGCGACGATCGTTCAGGACGTCGCCAACGTGGCCAACGAAACGACCTCGCAGGCACAGCAGGTCGCGGCGGCCTCCGAGGAGACGACGGCGACGATCACCGACGTCTCCGCCGAGGCGACGCGGCTCGACCGGCGGGCGACGGAGCTGGCCGACGCCGTCGACGAGTTCTCCGTCTCGGAGGCGGACGAGTCGGCGTCACAGCCGCCGGCCGTCGAACACGGAGGTGAGAGCCGATGA
- the leuS gene encoding leucine--tRNA ligase — protein MSDAGYDHATVERRWQEAWDEEDAYRTPDDVEDPTYVLGMYPYPSGKLHMGHVRNYTITDAYARFRRMQGDEVLHPMGWDAFGLPAENAAKERDTNPRDWTFDCIETMTEQMESMGFGYDWEREITTCTPEYYQWNQWLFSRFLEEDLVERRDAEVNWCPHCETVLADEQVEGEAELCWRCDTPVEQRELEQWFLKITEYADELLEAIDDLEGWPNSVRQMQRNWIGRQYGSEVDFDIEGHGPVTAFTTRIDTIHGATFFALAPDHPISEALAEEDEDIRRFIEEEADPDGDEPNGVATGLTATNPVTGEEIPVYVADFVLSDVGTGALMAVPGHDERDHVFAEKKGLDIVPVIAPEPEEGGEPEAPDVEEAAYTEDGVLINSGDYSGLDSETARERLTEDTEGAEEATQYQLRDWGISRQRYWGTPIPVIHCEDCGPVTVPEEDLPVELPEFINTTGNPLDAAEEWKQTTCPDCGGPAERETDTMDTFVDSSWYFLRYVSPGLEDAPFDLERANDWMPVDQYVGGIEHAVMHLLYSRFFTKVLADHEGLEHREPFTNLLAQGMVQLEGEKMSKSKGNVVSPQRIVEEYGADTARLFMMQAAQPERDFDWSEEGVRSTNAFLARLKGMVEDYVSDEPAGDDDAVASYVDSEIDATIALATDEYDDLTFNKALRETQDLVRTLRQYADYTEPHAETYERGLSAVVRLLAPVAPHLAEELWDELGNDGLVADASWPAAEVDRDHVTKRRRLVENTREDIRDIVEVAGIEDPKAIDVVVAPDWKYDALEIAIESDAGNLIGELMQESHIREQGDAAADYGQDLQAEREALSMTLSPEAEYAALESAAWLIEREFEAPVTVVGADEADEGALANAEPGRPAIEIED, from the coding sequence ATGAGCGACGCGGGTTACGACCACGCGACGGTCGAACGGCGCTGGCAGGAGGCGTGGGACGAGGAAGACGCCTATCGGACGCCCGACGACGTCGAGGATCCGACGTACGTGCTGGGCATGTATCCGTATCCGTCGGGCAAACTCCACATGGGCCACGTCCGCAACTACACGATCACGGACGCGTACGCCCGGTTCCGACGGATGCAGGGCGACGAGGTCCTCCACCCGATGGGCTGGGACGCCTTCGGCCTCCCCGCGGAGAACGCGGCCAAAGAGCGCGACACCAACCCGCGGGACTGGACCTTCGACTGCATCGAGACGATGACCGAGCAGATGGAGTCGATGGGCTTCGGCTACGACTGGGAGCGGGAGATCACCACCTGCACGCCGGAGTACTACCAGTGGAACCAGTGGCTCTTCTCCCGGTTCCTCGAGGAGGACTTAGTCGAGCGCCGCGACGCCGAGGTCAACTGGTGTCCCCACTGCGAGACCGTCCTGGCCGACGAGCAGGTCGAGGGCGAGGCCGAACTCTGCTGGCGCTGTGACACCCCCGTCGAGCAGCGCGAACTCGAGCAGTGGTTCCTGAAGATCACCGAGTACGCCGACGAGTTGTTAGAGGCGATCGACGACCTCGAGGGGTGGCCCAACTCGGTCCGGCAGATGCAGCGCAACTGGATCGGCCGCCAGTACGGGTCGGAAGTCGACTTCGACATTGAAGGACACGGCCCCGTCACGGCCTTCACCACCCGCATCGACACCATCCACGGCGCGACGTTCTTCGCGCTGGCGCCCGACCACCCGATTAGCGAGGCGCTCGCCGAGGAGGATGAGGACATCCGTCGGTTCATCGAGGAGGAGGCCGACCCCGACGGCGACGAGCCGAACGGCGTCGCAACCGGACTGACCGCGACCAATCCCGTCACCGGCGAGGAGATTCCGGTCTACGTCGCGGACTTCGTCCTCTCGGACGTCGGGACGGGCGCGCTGATGGCCGTTCCGGGCCACGACGAGCGCGACCACGTCTTCGCCGAGAAGAAGGGACTAGACATCGTCCCCGTCATCGCTCCCGAACCCGAAGAGGGCGGGGAGCCCGAAGCGCCCGACGTCGAGGAAGCGGCCTACACCGAGGACGGCGTGCTGATCAACTCCGGCGACTACTCGGGGCTGGACAGCGAGACGGCTCGAGAGCGCCTGACCGAGGATACCGAGGGCGCTGAGGAGGCCACCCAGTACCAGCTGCGCGACTGGGGAATCTCCCGCCAGCGCTACTGGGGAACGCCGATTCCGGTGATTCACTGCGAGGACTGTGGCCCCGTCACGGTCCCCGAGGAGGACCTGCCGGTCGAACTGCCGGAGTTCATCAACACGACCGGGAATCCGTTAGACGCCGCCGAGGAGTGGAAGCAGACGACCTGTCCCGACTGCGGCGGGCCGGCCGAGCGGGAGACGGACACGATGGACACCTTCGTCGACTCCTCGTGGTACTTCCTGCGGTACGTCTCGCCGGGCCTCGAGGACGCTCCGTTCGACTTGGAGCGGGCCAACGACTGGATGCCCGTCGACCAGTACGTCGGCGGCATCGAACACGCCGTGATGCACCTGCTGTACTCGCGGTTCTTCACCAAGGTGCTGGCCGACCACGAGGGACTGGAGCACCGCGAGCCCTTCACGAATCTGCTGGCGCAGGGGATGGTCCAACTCGAGGGCGAGAAGATGTCCAAGTCCAAGGGGAACGTCGTCTCGCCCCAGCGGATCGTCGAGGAGTACGGCGCGGACACGGCGCGGCTGTTCATGATGCAGGCCGCCCAGCCAGAGCGGGACTTCGACTGGAGCGAAGAAGGCGTCCGGTCGACCAACGCGTTCCTCGCGCGGCTGAAGGGAATGGTGGAGGACTACGTTTCCGACGAGCCCGCGGGCGACGATGACGCCGTCGCGAGTTACGTCGACAGCGAGATCGACGCGACGATCGCGCTGGCGACCGACGAGTACGACGACCTGACGTTCAACAAGGCGCTGCGCGAGACGCAGGATCTGGTCCGAACGCTGCGGCAATACGCTGACTACACGGAGCCCCACGCCGAGACCTACGAGCGCGGGCTGTCGGCGGTCGTCCGCCTGCTCGCGCCGGTCGCGCCCCACCTCGCGGAGGAGCTGTGGGACGAACTGGGCAACGACGGCCTCGTCGCCGACGCCTCGTGGCCGGCCGCCGAGGTCGACCGCGACCACGTCACGAAGCGCCGCCGGCTGGTCGAGAACACCCGCGAGGACATCCGCGACATCGTCGAAGTCGCCGGTATCGAGGATCCGAAGGCGATCGACGTCGTCGTTGCGCCCGACTGGAAGTACGACGCCCTCGAGATCGCGATCGAGAGCGACGCCGGCAACCTGATCGGCGAACTCATGCAGGAGTCGCACATCCGCGAACAGGGCGACGCCGCGGCCGACTACGGACAGGACCTGCAGGCCGAGCGCGAGGCGCTGTCGATGACGCTCTCGCCCGAGGCCGAGTACGCGGCCCTCGAGTCGGCCGCCTGGCTGATCGAACGCGAGTTCGAGGCGCCGGTGACCGTCGTCGGCGCCGACGAGGCCGACGAGGGGGCACTCGCGAACGCCGAACCCGGCCGCCCGGCGATCGAAATCGAGGACTGA
- a CDS encoding Hsp20/alpha crystallin family protein translates to MRRNPFDDIEELLDRVSRQVEEGMGAGGLQVPGSVPVDVVDAGEEYLVTADLPGYETDDIELTLSEGTLRLEASREDESEYAEGRYLRRERTRTSANRRIRLPDPVEEESVSAGFEDGVLTVRLPKVSGTDDSKQIDIE, encoded by the coding sequence ATGCGACGAAACCCGTTCGACGATATCGAGGAGTTGCTCGACCGCGTCAGCCGACAGGTCGAGGAAGGGATGGGCGCCGGCGGCCTGCAGGTCCCGGGCTCGGTCCCGGTCGACGTCGTCGACGCCGGCGAGGAGTACCTCGTCACGGCTGACCTCCCCGGCTACGAGACCGACGACATCGAACTGACCCTCTCGGAGGGCACCCTGCGCCTCGAGGCCAGCCGCGAGGACGAGTCGGAGTACGCAGAGGGACGGTACCTCCGTCGCGAACGGACGCGCACGTCGGCCAACCGCCGGATCCGCCTCCCCGACCCGGTCGAGGAGGAGTCCGTCTCGGCCGGCTTCGAGGACGGCGTGTTGACCGTCCGGCTCCCGAAGGTCTCGGGAACCGACGACTCGAAGCAGATCGATATCGAGTAA
- a CDS encoding peroxiredoxin, translating to MTLDDGDDAPTVTAPNQDGEEVSLEFEEPTVLYFYPKDDTPGCTIEANQFQRERESYEDAGVEIYGVSADDVDSHDAFCEAAGLEFDLLADPDGEIAETFDVDLRDSGVTARTTFFLADGEVKAVYENVDPDGHAREVLSDALDDGLVTLPE from the coding sequence ATGACGCTCGACGACGGCGACGACGCGCCGACCGTGACCGCACCGAACCAGGACGGCGAGGAGGTCTCCCTCGAGTTCGAGGAGCCGACGGTGCTGTACTTCTACCCGAAGGACGACACGCCCGGCTGTACGATCGAGGCGAACCAGTTCCAGCGCGAACGCGAGAGCTACGAGGACGCCGGCGTCGAGATATACGGCGTCTCCGCCGACGACGTCGACTCCCACGACGCGTTCTGCGAGGCGGCGGGCCTTGAGTTCGATCTGCTGGCCGATCCGGACGGCGAGATCGCCGAGACGTTCGACGTCGATCTGCGGGACAGCGGCGTCACCGCGCGGACGACCTTCTTCCTCGCCGACGGCGAGGTGAAGGCGGTCTACGAGAACGTCGACCCCGACGGACACGCGCGCGAGGTGTTGTCCGACGCGCTCGACGACGGGCTGGTGACGCTACCCGAGTAG
- a CDS encoding CBS domain-containing protein, with translation MSVGELGPNDVVTAGPNTELETVAQRLASNNVGAAVVTEGEEPVGIVTDRDIALEVAQSDDVAATPAEDVMTAGLTTLQEDADAIEVSRAIKEENARRFPVVDENGELTGIVTLDDLVATIGEQLGNVADTIESQSPDYSP, from the coding sequence ATGTCAGTCGGCGAACTCGGTCCGAACGACGTCGTAACGGCAGGTCCGAACACCGAACTCGAAACGGTCGCACAGCGGCTGGCCTCGAACAACGTCGGCGCCGCGGTCGTCACCGAGGGCGAGGAGCCGGTCGGGATCGTCACCGACCGCGACATCGCCCTCGAGGTGGCCCAGAGCGATGACGTCGCCGCGACACCGGCCGAGGACGTGATGACGGCGGGGCTGACGACGCTGCAGGAGGACGCGGACGCGATCGAGGTCTCGCGGGCGATCAAGGAGGAGAACGCGCGCCGCTTCCCGGTCGTCGACGAGAACGGCGAACTGACGGGGATCGTCACGCTCGACGACCTCGTCGCGACGATCGGCGAGCAACTGGGCAACGTCGCCGACACGATCGAGTCGCAGTCGCCCGACTACAGTCCGTAG
- a CDS encoding DUF7344 domain-containing protein, translated as MTNEGVSQDVALRLLSHAYRRALLECLDRHDAPVSLADAAADVARKCKGKPAPDISDAEIERINLSLHHSHVPRLSARDAVAYDRDRKTVTLTERGERVIAVHDRVSAD; from the coding sequence ATGACGAATGAGGGAGTATCACAAGACGTCGCGCTCCGCCTGTTGAGCCACGCCTACCGTCGCGCGCTCCTCGAGTGCCTCGATCGACACGACGCTCCCGTTTCGCTGGCCGACGCAGCGGCGGACGTGGCACGAAAGTGCAAGGGGAAACCGGCTCCCGACATCTCGGACGCGGAAATCGAGCGGATCAATCTCTCGTTGCACCACTCGCACGTCCCGCGGTTATCCGCCCGGGATGCGGTCGCGTACGACCGAGACCGGAAGACGGTAACGCTCACCGAACGCGGCGAACGGGTCATCGCCGTCCACGATCGAGTGAGCGCCGACTAG
- a CDS encoding helix-turn-helix domain-containing protein: MLRASISIPPEALALDHAASAVPGLEVEAERIAAHSTEWVMPCLWAADAEFDAVEAAFRSDPSIDEIVASDRFDEAAFYHVEWTEDVKRRIDSYLDKEGSLLEARLAEGEWRVDFHFADREQFDAFRDQLADRGHSFRLLSLTELTRPDRGVQVLTAAQRDALVAAAERGYYRVPRETTTDELADDLDISHQAISELLRRGTENLVFATLPAERDSEST; the protein is encoded by the coding sequence ATGCTACGCGCGTCCATTTCCATCCCGCCGGAAGCGCTGGCCCTCGACCACGCCGCGAGCGCCGTTCCCGGGCTCGAGGTCGAGGCGGAGCGAATCGCCGCGCACAGCACCGAGTGGGTGATGCCCTGTCTCTGGGCCGCCGATGCGGAGTTCGACGCCGTCGAGGCGGCGTTCCGGTCGGATCCGTCGATCGACGAAATCGTCGCGAGCGATCGGTTCGACGAGGCGGCGTTCTACCACGTCGAGTGGACCGAAGACGTGAAGCGGCGAATCGATTCGTACCTCGACAAGGAGGGATCACTGCTCGAGGCGCGGCTCGCGGAGGGGGAGTGGCGGGTCGACTTCCACTTTGCCGACCGCGAGCAGTTCGACGCGTTCCGCGACCAGCTCGCGGACCGCGGACACTCCTTTCGCCTGCTGAGCCTGACCGAACTGACGCGCCCGGACCGCGGAGTGCAGGTCCTCACCGCGGCACAGCGGGACGCGCTCGTGGCCGCCGCAGAGCGCGGCTACTACCGCGTCCCGCGGGAGACGACGACCGACGAACTCGCGGACGACCTCGACATCTCCCACCAGGCGATCTCCGAACTCCTCCGCCGGGGCACCGAGAACCTCGTCTTCGCGACGTTGCCTGCGGAGCGGGATTCCGAGTCGACGTAA
- a CDS encoding site-2 protease family protein, whose protein sequence is MNYTVFRVWGIPIRVHVSLLVFVPVLVWLIGSGEQLAAYEVVINATTPATVDAASLSDADRWLIGALAAVGLFASVTVHELGHAWVAMRYDIEVESITLWILGGLASLTEMPREWNREFWIAVAGPIASLLVGAACIGALVVVPESATVAVFAIGLLGVMNVSLVAFNMLPAFPMDGGRVLRAVLARNRSYVSATRTAARAGTLFAILFIFLGVVVTFSPILVLVALFIYVSATSESRAVVLGDLLSGLTVTDLLEPRGSVPVDATVETVFARLLAARRTDLPVVDENGAIVGAITATALRDVGPAEYETTTVGDVTTTDLPRIDAETSAFDALQTLQRSRSDVGFVVRDGEPVGLVSRADFAAALELRRDTTAF, encoded by the coding sequence GTGAACTACACAGTCTTCCGCGTCTGGGGAATCCCGATCCGCGTGCACGTCTCGCTGCTCGTCTTCGTTCCGGTGCTCGTCTGGCTTATCGGCAGCGGTGAACAGCTCGCCGCGTACGAGGTCGTCATCAACGCCACGACGCCCGCAACGGTCGACGCGGCGAGCCTCTCCGACGCCGACCGCTGGCTCATCGGGGCCCTCGCGGCCGTCGGGCTGTTCGCGAGCGTCACCGTCCACGAACTGGGCCACGCGTGGGTCGCGATGCGCTACGATATCGAGGTCGAGTCGATCACGCTCTGGATTCTCGGCGGACTGGCGAGTCTCACCGAGATGCCCAGGGAGTGGAACCGCGAGTTCTGGATCGCCGTCGCCGGCCCCATCGCGAGCCTCCTCGTCGGGGCCGCCTGCATCGGCGCGCTCGTCGTCGTCCCCGAGTCGGCGACGGTCGCCGTCTTCGCGATCGGGCTGCTCGGCGTCATGAACGTCTCGCTGGTGGCGTTCAACATGCTCCCCGCGTTTCCGATGGACGGCGGGCGAGTGTTGCGGGCCGTGCTCGCGCGCAACCGCTCGTACGTCAGCGCCACCCGGACGGCCGCCCGCGCCGGAACGCTGTTCGCGATCCTGTTCATCTTCCTGGGCGTCGTCGTGACGTTCAGCCCGATCCTCGTGCTGGTCGCGCTCTTCATCTACGTCAGTGCAACCAGCGAATCCCGTGCGGTCGTTCTCGGCGACCTCCTCTCGGGACTGACCGTGACGGACCTCCTCGAGCCCCGGGGATCGGTTCCGGTCGACGCGACCGTCGAAACCGTGTTCGCTCGCCTGCTCGCCGCGCGGCGGACGGACCTCCCCGTCGTCGACGAGAACGGTGCGATCGTCGGCGCGATCACCGCGACCGCGCTGCGCGACGTCGGGCCGGCGGAGTACGAGACGACGACCGTCGGCGACGTCACGACGACGGACCTCCCGCGCATCGACGCCGAGACGAGCGCGTTCGACGCGCTCCAGACGTTACAGCGAAGCCGGTCCGACGTCGGATTCGTCGTGCGCGACGGCGAGCCCGTCGGACTGGTCTCGCGGGCCGACTTCGCCGCGGCGCTCGAGCTCCGGCGCGACACGACGGCGTTCTAG
- the pheA gene encoding prephenate dehydratase, whose translation MVAVTLGPEGTYSHRAATAVADGNEIDFRQSVTAIVDAVAGGEYDRGVIPIENSIEGSVTESLDALAEYDVAVVREIVTPIRHALLAQGPEFDTIASHSQALAQCRTYLEREYPDATLEAVASTAQGVEFAREDPSVAGIGHPANADDEPTLEVLAEDIQDQDSNATRFFALAPAEERSKGGGKSSLVVYPNANYPGLLLELLEPFADRDINLTRVESRPSGQRLGDYMFHVDFEAGLYEARTKEAIEDLEELAENGWVRRLGSYDTEHVVE comes from the coding sequence TGGTCGCAGTTACGCTGGGTCCCGAAGGAACCTACTCGCACCGGGCGGCGACGGCGGTCGCGGACGGCAACGAGATCGACTTCCGACAGTCGGTGACGGCGATCGTCGACGCCGTCGCCGGCGGCGAGTACGATCGCGGCGTGATCCCGATCGAGAACAGCATCGAGGGCTCGGTCACGGAGAGCTTGGACGCGCTCGCGGAGTACGACGTCGCCGTCGTCCGCGAGATCGTCACCCCGATCCGCCACGCGCTGCTCGCCCAGGGGCCGGAGTTCGACACCATCGCCAGCCACTCCCAGGCGCTGGCGCAGTGTCGTACCTACCTCGAGCGCGAGTATCCCGACGCCACCCTCGAGGCGGTCGCCAGCACCGCCCAGGGCGTCGAGTTCGCCCGCGAGGATCCCTCCGTCGCGGGGATCGGGCATCCGGCCAACGCCGACGACGAACCGACCCTCGAGGTGCTCGCCGAGGACATTCAGGACCAGGACTCGAACGCGACCCGATTCTTCGCGCTGGCGCCCGCCGAGGAGCGCTCGAAGGGCGGCGGCAAGAGTTCGCTCGTCGTCTACCCCAACGCGAACTACCCCGGTCTCCTGCTCGAACTCCTCGAGCCGTTCGCCGATCGGGACATCAACCTCACGCGAGTCGAGTCCCGCCCCAGCGGGCAGCGACTCGGCGATTACATGTTCCACGTCGACTTCGAGGCCGGCCTCTACGAGGCCCGGACGAAGGAGGCGATCGAGGATCTCGAGGAACTGGCCGAGAACGGCTGGGTCCGTCGACTGGGCTCGTACGACACCGAACACGTCGTCGAGTAG